One window of Bos mutus isolate GX-2022 chromosome 29, NWIPB_WYAK_1.1, whole genome shotgun sequence genomic DNA carries:
- the LOC102279386 gene encoding LOW QUALITY PROTEIN: olfactory receptor 8G1 (The sequence of the model RefSeq protein was modified relative to this genomic sequence to represent the inferred CDS: substituted 1 base at 1 genomic stop codon), which yields MDPGNHSLVTEFILAGLTEQPRLQLPLFLLFLGIYVITVVGNLGMIILVGLSSHLHTPMYYFLSSLSFIDLCQSTVITPRMLVNFVTEKNIISYPECITQLYFFLLFAISECHMLAAMAYDRYVAICSPLLYNIIISHQACFSLIWGVYMMGLICAFSHTGCTLRVHFCKLDMINHYFCDLLSLLKLSCSSTYVNELLVLCFSALNIFAPSLIIVSSYVFIISSVLHIPSMRGRSKAFSTCSSHISAVAIFYGSAAFMYLQPSSVSSMDEGKVSSVFYTIVVPMLNPLIYSLRNRDVNVALKKILERRIFFXSEIIRE from the coding sequence ATGGACCCTGGAAATCACTCATTAGTGACTGAATTCATCCTTGCTGGGCTCACAGAACAGCCACGACTCCAgctgccccttttcctcctcttcctaggAATCTATGTGATCACGGTGGTGGGGAACCTGGGCATGATCATATTGGTTGGGCTCAGTTCTCacctgcacacccccatgtactattTCCTCAGCAGCTTGTCCTTCATTGACCTCTGTCAGTCCACTGTCATTACCCCCAGAATGCTGGTGAACTTTGTGACAGAGAAGAACATCATCTCCTACCCTGAATGCATAACTCAGCTTTACTTCTTCCTCCTTTTTGCTATCTCTGAGTGTCACATGTTGGCTGCAATGGCGTATGACCGCTATGTTGCCATCTGTAGCCCCTTGCTGTATAATATTATCATTTCACATCAGGCCTGTTTCTCCCTCATTTGGGGAGTGTATATGATGGGATTGATATGTGCATTCTCTCACACAGGCTGCACGCTTAGAGTTCATTTCTGCAAATTAGACATGATCAACCATTATTTCTGTGATCTTCTGTCCCTCCTAAAGCTCTCTTGCTCTAGCACCTATGTCAATGAATTACTGGTTCTATGTTTTAGTGCACTTAACATCTTTGCCCCCAGCCTGATCATTGTCAGCTCCTACGTCTTCATTATTTCCAGCGTCCTCCACATTCCTTCCATGCGGGGCAGATCTAAAGCCTTCAGCACATGCAGCTCCCACATCTCAGCTGTGGCTATTTTCTATGGGTCTGCAGCATTCATGTATCTGCAGCCATCATCAGTCAGTTCCATGGATGAAGGGAAAGTGTCCTCTGTGTTTTACACTATTGTTGTACCCATGCTGAACCCCCTGATTTATAGTCTACGGAACAGGGATGTCAATGTTGCCCTGAAGAAAATACTAGAGAGAAGAATATTCTTCTGATCAGAAATAATACGAGAATGA
- the LOC102276009 gene encoding olfactory receptor 8G1 gives MEMAAENHSSVTEFTLAGLTEQPRLQLPLFLLFLGIYVVTVVGNLVMITLIGLSSHLHTPMYYFLSSLSFIDLCHSTVITPKMLMNFVTEKNIISYPECITQLYFFLLFAISECHMLAAMAYDRYVAVCSPLLYNITMSHQACFSLICGVYVMGLVCAFSHTGCMLRVHFCKFNVINHYFCDLLPLLKLSCSSTYVNELLVLCFGSLNIFAPILTILSSYIFIISSILHIHSTEGRSKAFSTCSSHISAVAIFYGSEAFMYLQPSSVSSMDQGKVSSVFYTIVVPLLNPLIYSLRNKDVNVALKKMLDRRKFL, from the coding sequence ATGGAAATGGCAGCAGAAAATCACTCCTCAGTGACTGAGTTCACCCTCGCTGGGCTCACAGAACAGCCACGACTCCAgctgccccttttcctcctcttcctaggAATCTATGTGGTCACGGTGGTGGGAAACCTGGTCATGATCACACTGATTGGGCTCAGTTCTCacctgcacacccccatgtactattTCCTCAGCAGCTTGTCCTTCATTGACCTCTGTCATTCCACTGTCATTACCCCCAAAATGCTGATGAACTTTGTGACAGAGAAGAACATCATCTCTTACCCTGAATGCATAACTCAGCTTTACTTCTTCCTCCTTTTTGCTATCTCTGAGTGTCACATGTTGGCTGCAATGGCATATGACCGCTATGTTGCCGTCTGTAGCCCCTTGCTGTATAATATTACCATGTCCCATCAGGCCTGTTTCTCCCTCATTTGTGGAGTGTATGTGATGGGACTGGTATGTGCATTCTCTCACACAGGCTGCATGCTTAGGGTTCATTTCTGCAAATTCAATGTGATCAACCATTATTTCTGTGATCTTCTGCCCCTCCTAAAGCTCTCCTGCTCTAGCACCTATGTCAATGAATTACTGGTTCTATGCTTTGGTTCACTTAACATCTTTGCCCCCATCCTGACCATCCTCAGCTCCTACATCTTCATCATTTCCAGCATCCTCCACATTCATTCCACGGAGGGCAGGTCCAAAGCCTTCAGCACATGCAGCTCCCACATCTCAGCTGTTGCTATTTTCTATGGATCTGAAGCATTTATGTACCTACAGCCATCATCTGTGAGCTCCATGGACCAAGGGAAAGTGTCCTCTGTGTTTTATACTATTGTTGTGCCATTGCTGAATCCCCTGATCTACAGCCTCAGGAATAAAGATGTCAATGTTGCCCTGAAGAAAATGCTTGACAGAAGAAAGTTTTTGTGA